The genomic window CGAGCAGCGCCTCGGGATCGACCGTAACCGCGCGCAGCTCGGCCACCGGCACGCCGCGGCGGGTGATCGTGATCGCCTCCTTGGTCTCCTCGACTTGCCGGACGAGCTCGGTGGCCCGCTG from Deltaproteobacteria bacterium includes these protein-coding regions:
- a CDS encoding type II toxin-antitoxin system prevent-host-death family antitoxin, translating into MARREVAVGDFRQRATELVRQVEETKEAITITRRGVPVAELRAVTVDPEALLGSVTYLDPDLTRPVVGPEDWEAAS